One part of the Musa acuminata AAA Group cultivar baxijiao chromosome BXJ1-5, Cavendish_Baxijiao_AAA, whole genome shotgun sequence genome encodes these proteins:
- the LOC135673868 gene encoding NAC domain-containing protein 22-like, with amino-acid sequence MERNDFELHLPGFRFHPTEAELLDFYLRRVVRGEKLDFDFIGSLNIYHYDPWELPGLAKVGEREWYFFVPRDRKSGNRGRANRTTERGFWKATGCDRQIRSLADSKHLLGWKKTLVFYQGRAPRGTKTDWIMNEYRLPDSYSAAISTPQQVIVLCKIYRKATSMKELEQRAASEEKRKEAQICSAMADNVSIFSAPSECMDVKEMEAPKKVEVTSSTFRSVKLPELQIPMDSLDWMQDPFLTQLRSPWLDQWSPCANILYF; translated from the exons ATGGAGAGAAATGATTTCGAGCTTCATCTGCCAGGCTTTAGGTTTCATCCAACAGAGGCAGAGCTGCTAGATTTCTATCTCAGAAGAGTAGTGCGGGGCGAGAAACTTGACTTCGATTTCATTGGCAGTCTTAACATCTACCACTATGACCCATGGGAGCTCCCAG GTCTGGCGAAGGTAGGGGAAAGGGAGTGGTACTTCTTTGTGCCGAGGGACCGGAAGAGCGGGAACCGGGGACGGGCCAACCGGACGACCGAACGGGGCTTCTGGAAGGCAACCGGCTGCGACCGGCAGATACGGAGTCTGGCGGACTCGAAGCACCTCCTTGGGTGGAAGAAGACGTTGGTGTTCTATCAGGGTCGAGCGCCGCGAGGCACCAAGACTGACTGGATCATGAATGAGTACCGGTTGCCGGATAGTTACTCTGCCGCCATCTCCACACCTCAACAG GTCATAGTGCTCTGCAAGATCTACAGGAAAGCAACATCGATGAAGGAGTTGGAACAAAGAGCCGcatcagaagagaagagaaaggaggCCCAGATTTGCTCGGCCATGGCTGACAACGTATCCATCTTCTCGGCTCCTTCAGAGTGCATGGATGTCAAGGAGATGGAGGCACCGAAGAAGGTGGAGGTGACTTCGTCGACCTTTCGCTCTGTGAAGCTCCCGGAGCTCCAAATCCCCATGGACAGCCTTGATTGGATGCAGGACCCCTTCCTGACACAGCTGCGCAGCCCATGGCTGGATCAATGGTCCCCTTGTGCCAACATCCTCTACTTCTGA
- the LOC103973443 gene encoding amino acid transporter AVT3B, which translates to MRFSSEATSSGCGLDANAPLLPSVAVSDYHGRRLSSQPKTFANVFIAIVGAGVLGLPYAFRRTGWAAGAILLLAVAALSFHCMMLLVRTRRQLNLEHSAKIASFGDLGLAVAGPLGRLAVDAMIVLSQAGFCIGYLIFISNSFTHLLPASLTFLPFLSSNAIYVLTMLPFQLGLNSIQTLTLLAPLSIFADVVDIGAMGVVIAEDVSIMLSSPPPLNAFSGPSVLLYGIGVAVYAFEGVGMVIPLEAEAADKPKFGRTLGLSMAFIALLYGLFGVLGYAAFGEETRDIITTNLGVGALSLLIQLGLCINLFFTFPVMMNPVFEVAERWVCGKRYCWWLRWAVVVAVSLVATLVPNFADFLSLVGSSVCVVLGFVLPALFHLKVFGSELGWAGATVDIAILIIGLTLAISGTWSSLMTIFNSVQLDRVLIRNGSIGM; encoded by the coding sequence ATGAGGTTTAGCAGCGAGGCGACCTCCTCCGGCTGCGGCTTGGACGCGAACGCGCCGCTCCTCCCGTCGGTTGCTGTGAGCGACTACCACGGGCGGCGGCTGTCGTCGCAGCCCAAGACGTTCGCGAACGTGTTCATCGCGATCGTAGGCGCCGGCGTGCTGGGGCTCCCCTACGCCTTCCGGCGCACCGGATGGGCCGCCGGCGCCATTCTCCTCCTTGCCGTCGCCGCCCTCAGCTTCCATTGCATGATGCTCCTCGTCCGCACCCGCCGCCAACTAAATCTCGAGCATTCCGCCAAGATCGCCTCTTTCGGCGACCTCGGCCTTGCCGTTGCCGGTCCCCTCGGCCGTCTCGCCGTCGACGCCATGATCGTCCTCAGCCAGGCTGGTTTCTGCATCGGCTACCTCATCTTCATCTCCAACTCCTTCACCCACCTCCTCCCCGCCTCCCTCACCTTCCTCCCCTTCCTCTCCTCCAATGCCATCTACGTGCTCACCATGCTTCCTTTCCAGCTTGGCCTCAACTCGATACAGACCCTCACCCTCCTCGCCCCGCTCAGCATCTTCGCCGACGTTGTCGACATTGGCGCTATGGGCGTCGTCATCGCCGAGGACGTCTCCATCATGCTGTCCAGCCCCCCGCCGCTCAACGCCTTCTCCGGTCCCTCCGTCCTCCTCTACGGCATCGGGGTCGCCGTCTACGCCTTCGAAGGCGTCGGCATGGTCATCCCTCTGGAGGCCGAGGCCGCCGACAAGCCCAAGTTCGGGCGCACCCTTGGCCTCTCCATGGCCTTCATCGCGCTCCTGTACGGTCTCTTCGGCGTGCTCGGCTACGCAGCCTTCGGCGAGGAGACCCGGGATATCATCACCACCAACCTCGGCGTCGGCGCTCTTAGCTTGCTTATCCAGCTGGGCCTCTGCATCAACCTCTTCTTCACGTTCCCAGTAATGATGAATCCGGTGTTCGAGGTGGCAGAGCGGTGGGTGTGCGGGAAGCGGTACTGTTGGTGGCTGCGGTGGGCCGTGGTGGTGGCGGTGAGCCTGGTGGCCACGCTGGTGCCCAACTTCGCCGACTTCCTGTCGCTGGTGGGCAGCAGCGTGTGCGTCGTGTTGGGGTTCGTGCTTCCGGCGTTGTTCCACCTCAAGGTTTTCGGCTCTGAGCTCGGATGGGCTGGCGCAACCGTAGACATCGCCATCCTCATCATCGGCTTGACGCTGGCCATCTCCGGCACTTGGTCTTCTCTCATGACCATCTTCAACTCCGTGCAGCTAGATAGGGTGCTTATTAGAAATGGATCTATCGGAATGTAA